A DNA window from Thermosynechococcaceae cyanobacterium Okahandja contains the following coding sequences:
- a CDS encoding DUF928 domain-containing protein — MTLKLITLPLSVAILLMGAIAQASWANYRPPANIGKPGNREGAATRIARPMLLRESTGGTDSCIVNPQQTVVALVPKDNNGLSSTAAPTLYSYVPANTGAILTLTLLDAQGTELYTQQRPAPTTAGIIGWPLRNVSLNNGVDYQWQLTLLCSNGTTAVKTTSWLRPVAPSPEQQRDLAAATDAATAFAAAGYWYDALNQLVQQRLAQPQDAALKQKWQALLQSPAVQLPQLVNEPVITLPPQP, encoded by the coding sequence ATGACCTTAAAGCTGATTACCTTGCCCCTGAGCGTGGCGATTCTTCTCATGGGGGCGATCGCCCAAGCCTCGTGGGCGAATTACCGTCCCCCGGCTAACATTGGCAAACCCGGTAACCGCGAAGGAGCCGCCACCCGCATTGCCCGACCGATGCTGCTGCGCGAAAGTACCGGTGGTACCGACAGTTGCATTGTTAACCCCCAGCAAACCGTCGTGGCACTGGTGCCCAAGGATAATAATGGCCTCAGTAGTACCGCCGCCCCCACCCTCTATAGCTATGTTCCCGCCAATACCGGCGCGATCTTAACCCTGACGCTTCTTGATGCTCAAGGGACAGAACTATACACCCAGCAACGTCCGGCCCCCACAACCGCGGGCATTATTGGCTGGCCGCTGCGGAATGTATCCCTTAACAACGGGGTGGACTACCAATGGCAACTGACGCTGCTCTGTAGTAACGGCACCACCGCCGTGAAAACAACAAGCTGGCTGCGTCCTGTGGCACCTAGCCCAGAGCAACAGCGGGATCTTGCAGCAGCGACCGATGCGGCGACCGCCTTTGCGGCGGCGGGGTACTGGTACGATGCCCTCAATCAACTGGTGCAGCAACGCCTTGCCCAACCACAGGATGCTGCCCTGAAACAAAAATGGCAAGCCTTACTCCAATCCCCAGCGGTGCAATTACCCCAGTTGGTTAATGAACCGGTCATAACGTTGCCACCGCAACCCTAG
- the tsaB gene encoding tRNA (adenosine(37)-N6)-threonylcarbamoyltransferase complex dimerization subunit type 1 TsaB, with amino-acid sequence MGFDTTDATLVAGLYDLGAAKVIRLKTWNLGRQLATDLHPCLDTLMAGYPWTDLGAIAVGCGPGSFTGTRLGVVTARTLAQQLAVPLLGLSSLGVIAWHHRHCLSAMDGVVSRPAQQGHQYLGIYRYQENRLRAVWGDRLVSDSEATEQLATWSEPYCLLSAPLPEDYGLALLTWAAQQWQDTLRSGDTPPHWSSVVPLYGK; translated from the coding sequence TTGGGGTTTGATACCACGGATGCCACCCTCGTAGCGGGGCTGTACGATCTGGGCGCGGCAAAGGTCATCCGTCTCAAGACGTGGAACCTAGGACGGCAACTGGCCACAGACCTGCATCCCTGTTTAGACACCCTGATGGCAGGGTACCCATGGACGGATTTGGGGGCGATCGCCGTCGGTTGTGGCCCCGGCAGTTTTACCGGCACCCGCTTAGGGGTAGTCACGGCTCGCACCTTAGCGCAGCAGTTGGCCGTGCCCCTCTTGGGTCTCTCGAGCTTGGGGGTGATAGCGTGGCACCATCGTCACTGCTTGAGTGCCATGGATGGTGTCGTCTCCCGACCTGCCCAGCAGGGGCACCAGTATCTTGGCATTTATCGCTATCAGGAGAACCGCTTAAGAGCCGTCTGGGGCGATCGCCTCGTCAGCGACAGCGAAGCCACAGAGCAACTGGCCACATGGTCAGAACCCTATTGCCTGTTGAGTGCCCCCCTACCGGAAGACTACGGCCTTGCCCTGCTCACATGGGCAGCCCAGCAGTGGCAAGATACACTAAGGTCAGGGGATACGCCTCCCCACTGGTCTAGTGTGGTGCCCCTCTATGGCAAATAA
- a CDS encoding ssl1498 family light-harvesting-like protein, with amino-acid sequence MPYTTEEGGRLNNFAVEPKVYQAQPWTAQQKVRAALLVAGGLVLVAGLMAIAVGVS; translated from the coding sequence ATGCCGTACACCACTGAGGAGGGCGGTCGCCTAAATAATTTTGCCGTTGAGCCAAAGGTGTATCAAGCTCAGCCGTGGACAGCCCAGCAGAAGGTACGCGCTGCCCTGTTAGTGGCGGGGGGGCTGGTATTAGTGGCCGGCTTGATGGCGATCGCCGTAGGAGTGAGCTAA
- a CDS encoding CIA30 family protein, with product MANNWELNRFLDTLRFFQTLPFVGSLEPLRPMLAPLLPDLFAPPAYRGSGLVIVTGATGKTGQAVVNTLLAQGYAVRALVRNAAKAAQVLAPSPHLELVVADITQSLPAELMLGSRAVIHCVGTIVQPNPNAPPPGLEIVGDSPEAVEFNGMGHLLERAQPYFQQQPQTYPLFDYRYPTPPLKEVWGALDDVVMGGVSASQFYLKEHSALFTGTVSTANSGGFVSIRTRNLAPPLNLQGYTGLQLRLRGDGQRYKCFLRSDPAWDGIGYAISFDTVADQWITVELPFSHFIPVLRARTASDAPPLNLGQIYSLQLMLSKFEYDGALNPHFRAGTFSLEVESIQAYGGSPLPRIIMVSSAGVTRPGRSDLGSQRQPLAVEYNEQLGGILTWKLAAENMLRQSGVPYTIVRPCGLTDQSGGQQLRLGHGDTLTGQLSRADLAAFLAALLNLPTACYRTLEVVATDQRAPDLPAWSASLAQLPSDRPG from the coding sequence ATGGCAAATAATTGGGAACTGAATCGCTTCCTCGACACCCTGCGGTTCTTTCAAACCCTACCCTTTGTCGGCAGTCTGGAGCCACTGCGTCCCATGCTTGCCCCCCTGCTCCCCGACCTTTTTGCCCCCCCCGCCTACCGCGGCAGTGGTTTGGTCATTGTTACCGGCGCTACCGGAAAAACCGGTCAAGCGGTTGTCAATACCCTCTTGGCTCAGGGGTATGCGGTGCGTGCCCTTGTGCGTAATGCGGCAAAAGCTGCGCAGGTCTTGGCGCCTAGCCCCCATCTCGAGCTGGTGGTAGCTGACATCACCCAGTCCCTGCCAGCAGAACTCATGCTCGGCAGTCGCGCGGTTATTCACTGCGTTGGCACCATTGTGCAGCCCAACCCCAATGCTCCACCCCCCGGTCTCGAAATTGTCGGGGATAGCCCTGAAGCCGTGGAGTTTAACGGTATGGGTCACCTGCTGGAGCGGGCGCAGCCCTATTTTCAGCAGCAGCCCCAGACCTACCCCCTCTTTGACTATCGCTATCCCACACCACCCCTCAAGGAGGTATGGGGTGCCCTCGACGATGTGGTGATGGGGGGAGTCAGTGCCAGCCAGTTTTACCTGAAGGAGCACAGTGCCCTCTTTACTGGCACCGTTTCCACTGCCAATTCCGGTGGCTTTGTTTCCATTCGCACCCGCAACCTTGCCCCTCCCCTCAACCTGCAGGGCTATACGGGTCTGCAACTGCGCCTGCGGGGGGATGGCCAGCGCTATAAATGTTTTCTGCGCAGTGATCCCGCTTGGGACGGCATTGGCTATGCTATCTCCTTTGACACGGTGGCGGATCAGTGGATCACCGTGGAACTGCCCTTTAGCCACTTTATTCCGGTACTGCGGGCGCGCACGGCGAGTGATGCCCCACCCCTAAACCTAGGGCAAATCTATTCCCTGCAATTGATGCTCAGTAAGTTTGAGTACGATGGTGCCCTTAACCCCCACTTCCGGGCGGGCACCTTTAGCCTTGAGGTGGAATCCATTCAGGCCTACGGCGGCTCCCCCTTGCCCCGCATCATTATGGTTAGCTCAGCAGGGGTAACGCGGCCAGGGCGCAGCGATCTGGGGAGTCAACGGCAGCCGCTTGCGGTCGAGTATAACGAGCAACTGGGGGGCATCCTCACTTGGAAATTGGCCGCGGAAAATATGCTGCGCCAGAGTGGCGTACCCTACACCATTGTCCGCCCCTGTGGTTTAACGGATCAGTCGGGGGGCCAACAATTACGCCTTGGCCATGGGGATACACTAACGGGGCAACTGAGTCGTGCCGATTTAGCGGCATTCTTGGCCGCACTGTTGAACCTGCCCACCGCCTGCTACCGAACGTTAGAGGTGGTCGCCACAGATCAGCGGGCACCTGACCTCCCCGCTTGGTCGGCCTCCCTTGCTCAACTCCCCAGCGATCGCCCCGGTTAA
- a CDS encoding ABC transporter permease yields the protein MDIGESIRMAIATLKANRLRSGLTMLGIMIGNAAVIAMVGVGQGAQRYAAGQFESLGPNTLFIVPGTPQARNRTFDVPQTLVLDDAAAIASQIPTVREVAPQIQVQQRVTYRGRNTNALIVGTTPTFPSVRNFTVERGRFISDQDLERHRRVVILGSDLAQKLFINENPVGQQVRIKNLAFEVIGVMAEKGAFLGNNQDEAAYIPITTMASRIVGQRSPYGISLTFISVSARDEQSIDAAKFQITNLLRLRHQIVDEDDFTIQTQKEALEIIGNISNALTLMLAAIAGISLLVGGIGIMNIMLVSVTERTQEIGLRKAIGATQRDILTQFMIEAIILSALGGLLGTGLGVGGVLLVATLTPLEAGVAPVAVTLAVGVSGAIGLFFGVVPAQRAARLDPIVALRSA from the coding sequence ATGGATATTGGTGAAAGTATTCGCATGGCGATCGCCACCCTCAAGGCCAATCGGCTGCGCAGTGGCTTAACGATGCTCGGTATTATGATTGGCAACGCCGCTGTGATTGCCATGGTGGGGGTGGGGCAAGGCGCGCAGCGTTACGCGGCAGGACAGTTTGAATCCCTTGGCCCCAATACGTTGTTTATTGTGCCGGGGACACCCCAAGCCCGCAACCGCACGTTTGACGTGCCCCAAACCCTTGTGCTGGATGATGCGGCGGCGATCGCCAGCCAAATTCCCACCGTTCGCGAAGTGGCACCGCAAATTCAAGTGCAGCAGCGGGTGACCTATCGCGGGCGCAATACCAATGCCCTGATCGTGGGCACCACCCCCACGTTTCCCTCAGTGCGCAACTTTACGGTGGAGCGGGGGCGGTTTATTTCTGATCAAGACCTGGAACGACATCGCCGCGTCGTTATTTTAGGCTCTGATTTAGCCCAAAAACTCTTTATTAACGAAAATCCTGTGGGGCAGCAGGTGCGCATTAAAAACCTTGCCTTTGAAGTGATTGGGGTCATGGCCGAAAAAGGCGCTTTCCTTGGCAACAACCAAGACGAAGCCGCCTACATTCCCATTACCACCATGGCCTCGCGCATTGTGGGTCAGCGATCGCCCTACGGGATTTCGTTGACCTTTATTTCCGTCTCAGCGCGGGATGAGCAAAGTATTGATGCCGCCAAGTTTCAGATTACCAACCTGCTGCGGCTGCGGCACCAAATTGTCGATGAAGATGACTTTACCATCCAAACCCAAAAGGAAGCCCTAGAAATTATCGGCAACATTAGCAATGCCCTTACCCTCATGCTGGCCGCCATTGCGGGCATTTCGCTGCTGGTGGGAGGCATTGGCATCATGAACATCATGCTGGTATCCGTTACCGAGCGCACCCAAGAAATTGGCCTCCGTAAAGCCATTGGCGCTACCCAGCGGGATATTCTCACCCAGTTTATGATTGAGGCCATCATCCTCTCGGCTTTGGGGGGCCTACTGGGCACGGGTTTAGGGGTTGGCGGTGTCCTTTTGGTGGCTACCCTCACCCCCCTCGAAGCAGGTGTTGCTCCGGTAGCCGTTACCTTAGCGGTTGGCGTGTCTGGCGCAATTGGCCTCTTTTTTGGCGTTGTACCGGCACAGCGGGCGGCACGCCTTGACCCAATTGTTGCACTCCGAAGTGCTTAG
- a CDS encoding DNA repair exonuclease, with protein sequence MIRFLHVADVHLGFNKYRQENPSRSLDFFRAFDDAIDRYALQEAVDFVLIAGDLFEERLITPGVLNQAEHVLEKLKAASIPVLAIEGNHDNCPYGVKTNWLRYLCEREYLYLLEPDEQGHLQPWDDTVARGGYMDLPCGVRVIGSQWYGASAPQAIEHLAEQIQALPPPAGTTIMLFHHGLEGQIARYQGALRYRDLLPLRQAGVDYLALGHIHRFYAVENWIFNPGSVEANSIAENQAQTPRGVLLVTLDHGQITAELKRDYWQRPMHRYRLQLTPADTIPKVEERLLTLVAEHPSVFPEAIVEVRLEGNVGFDRSDLGVRSLQQQLQAQSGAFIFRLVFAADPLNYQSYQGEQEDIPERVTIEEQVFADLLASVAEYREQAEPLARELMHLKAALLENSRSIDDLYDRLGSVLDPQP encoded by the coding sequence ATGATTCGCTTCCTCCATGTTGCCGATGTGCATCTTGGTTTTAACAAGTATCGTCAAGAGAATCCTAGCCGCAGTCTAGATTTTTTTAGAGCCTTTGACGATGCCATTGACCGCTATGCACTACAGGAGGCGGTGGATTTTGTTTTAATTGCGGGTGACTTGTTTGAAGAGCGGCTCATTACGCCGGGGGTGCTCAACCAAGCGGAGCACGTCCTCGAAAAGCTCAAGGCGGCGAGTATTCCGGTGCTGGCCATTGAGGGCAACCATGACAACTGCCCCTACGGCGTGAAAACTAATTGGCTGCGGTACCTCTGCGAACGGGAGTATCTTTACCTGCTGGAACCGGATGAACAGGGGCACCTGCAACCATGGGATGACACAGTCGCGCGGGGGGGCTACATGGATTTACCCTGTGGTGTGCGCGTTATTGGTTCCCAATGGTATGGTGCCAGTGCCCCGCAGGCCATTGAACACTTGGCTGAGCAAATTCAAGCCCTGCCGCCGCCCGCCGGAACCACCATTATGCTCTTTCACCACGGTCTTGAAGGCCAGATTGCCCGCTATCAAGGGGCGCTACGTTACAGGGATCTCCTGCCCCTGCGCCAAGCGGGGGTGGACTATTTGGCCCTCGGGCATATCCACCGGTTTTACGCCGTTGAAAATTGGATTTTTAACCCCGGCTCCGTGGAAGCAAACTCCATTGCTGAAAATCAGGCCCAAACCCCCCGCGGCGTGCTCTTGGTTACCCTAGACCATGGCCAAATCACCGCAGAATTAAAGCGAGACTACTGGCAACGGCCTATGCACCGCTATCGCTTGCAGCTAACGCCAGCGGACACCATCCCTAAGGTGGAGGAGCGCCTCTTGACCTTAGTCGCCGAACACCCGTCCGTCTTTCCAGAGGCGATTGTGGAAGTGCGCCTAGAGGGGAATGTGGGCTTTGACCGCAGTGACTTGGGGGTGCGATCGCTCCAGCAGCAGTTGCAGGCGCAATCGGGGGCGTTTATTTTCCGGCTTGTGTTTGCCGCTGACCCGTTGAATTATCAGAGCTACCAGGGGGAGCAAGAGGACATCCCCGAGCGGGTTACGATTGAGGAGCAGGTCTTTGCGGATCTGCTGGCCAGTGTGGCAGAGTACCGCGAGCAGGCCGAACCCCTCGCCAGGGAACTTATGCATCTCAAAGCCGCCCTGCTTGAGAACAGCCGTAGTATCGATGACCTGTACGATCGCCTCGGCAGCGTCCTTGATCCTCAACCCTAG
- the mgtE gene encoding magnesium transporter has protein sequence MVMNPLDDLLAYPQGLGAAKRAANQLTISDLVRALRQIDPAKRVLAFRLLEKDKAIDVFETLTPDEQATLTEGMTDPEILHVLEALEPDQRVRLFEELPAKVTKRLLSQLSPESREAVNLLLGYPEGTVGRRMNLRYLALRDTMTVGEAIAAVRSSNLDVEELSIIFVIDEQRFYRGFLRPIQLLKAEPEQPIQALLQGQDIAVAVTAPELTAAKLLKDNDLPAIPVVDQEGRLVGDLTFDDVLDLLEEEATDVILAQAGVGNLINRDQIWSEKLVRGPIRYAVQLRIACLIITLIGGMVVGGVIQHFEEVLEAVVAVAIFIPVVMDMGGNVGTQSTTVFARGLAWQQIDIRRYGSYLFRELRIGAIMGFILGVSGGLIAYVWQGLPNNIPQLGAAVGLSLFIVITFAAVLGAFIPWLLLKLGFDHGPSSDPFITTIKDFTGLLLYFYLVSLFLGITA, from the coding sequence ATGGTGATGAATCCCCTAGATGATCTTCTGGCCTATCCCCAAGGCTTAGGGGCGGCAAAGCGAGCCGCTAACCAGTTGACAATTTCCGACTTGGTACGTGCCCTGCGGCAAATTGACCCCGCCAAGCGGGTGTTGGCCTTCCGTCTGCTGGAAAAAGATAAAGCCATTGATGTGTTTGAAACCCTCACCCCCGATGAACAGGCCACCCTCACGGAAGGAATGACGGATCCGGAAATCCTCCATGTTTTAGAGGCGCTAGAACCGGATCAGCGGGTGCGCTTATTTGAAGAACTCCCCGCTAAGGTAACGAAACGGCTGCTCAGTCAACTCAGCCCCGAATCACGGGAAGCGGTAAACCTGCTCCTTGGCTATCCTGAGGGCACCGTCGGGCGGCGGATGAACTTGCGCTACTTAGCGCTGCGGGACACAATGACCGTGGGCGAGGCGATCGCCGCCGTGCGCAGTAGCAACCTCGATGTTGAGGAACTCAGTATCATTTTTGTGATTGATGAGCAGCGATTTTACCGTGGTTTCCTGCGGCCAATTCAGCTTTTGAAGGCAGAACCCGAGCAGCCCATCCAAGCGTTGCTCCAAGGCCAAGACATTGCCGTGGCCGTCACCGCACCGGAACTGACCGCGGCCAAACTCCTCAAGGATAACGATTTACCGGCTATCCCGGTGGTGGATCAAGAAGGGCGACTCGTGGGGGATCTCACCTTTGATGATGTACTGGATCTGCTCGAAGAAGAAGCAACAGATGTGATTTTGGCGCAAGCAGGGGTAGGGAATCTTATCAACCGCGATCAGATTTGGAGCGAAAAGTTGGTTCGTGGCCCTATTCGCTACGCGGTGCAGTTGCGGATTGCCTGCCTAATTATTACCCTCATTGGCGGTATGGTGGTGGGGGGAGTCATCCAGCACTTTGAAGAAGTCCTCGAAGCTGTTGTTGCCGTGGCCATTTTTATTCCGGTGGTTATGGATATGGGTGGCAACGTGGGTACTCAGTCCACCACTGTGTTTGCCCGTGGCCTCGCATGGCAGCAGATTGATATTCGTCGCTATGGCAGCTATTTGTTTCGAGAGCTGCGAATTGGCGCAATCATGGGCTTCATTCTGGGGGTTTCGGGTGGTCTCATTGCCTACGTATGGCAGGGGCTACCCAACAACATTCCTCAATTAGGGGCAGCAGTTGGACTATCGTTGTTTATTGTTATTACCTTTGCCGCAGTTTTAGGAGCGTTTATCCCGTGGCTTCTACTGAAATTGGGCTTTGACCACGGGCCATCGTCCGACCCGTTTATTACCACGATCAAGGACTTTACAGGGCTGCTGCTGTACTTTTACCTTGTCAGCCTGTTCCTTGGTATTACGGCGTAA
- a CDS encoding thiazole synthase encodes MVTVHPSELLLEDRPLTIAGRSFRSRLMTGTGKYRSIADLQASVAASQCDIVTVAVRRVQTNAPGHEGLVDALDWQKIWLLPNTAGCQTAEEAVRVARLGREMAKLLGQEDNNFVKLEVIPDPKYLLPDPFGTLVAAEQLVKEGFAVLPYINADPLLAKRLEEVGCATVMPLASPIGSGQGLRNAANIQIIIDQARVPVVVDAGIGTPSEAAAAMELGADALLINTAIAQAGDAPAMARAMALATMAGRLAYLAGRIPVKPYASASSPSSGTITAAP; translated from the coding sequence ATGGTTACCGTTCACCCTTCTGAACTTCTTCTTGAGGATCGTCCCCTCACCATTGCCGGACGTTCATTTCGCTCCCGCCTAATGACGGGGACGGGGAAGTATCGTTCGATTGCCGACCTACAAGCCAGTGTGGCTGCCAGTCAGTGCGACATTGTCACGGTGGCGGTGCGACGGGTACAGACCAATGCTCCGGGGCATGAGGGCTTGGTGGATGCCCTCGACTGGCAAAAAATTTGGTTACTCCCCAACACGGCGGGGTGTCAAACCGCTGAAGAGGCGGTTCGGGTGGCGCGGCTGGGGCGGGAGATGGCCAAGCTCTTGGGACAAGAGGACAACAATTTCGTCAAGCTTGAGGTCATTCCTGACCCCAAGTATCTGCTGCCGGATCCCTTTGGCACCCTCGTAGCGGCGGAGCAACTGGTCAAGGAGGGCTTTGCGGTTTTGCCCTACATCAATGCAGATCCCCTCTTAGCCAAGCGCCTGGAAGAGGTGGGCTGTGCCACGGTCATGCCCCTTGCCTCGCCCATTGGTTCGGGTCAGGGCTTGCGCAATGCCGCCAATATTCAAATTATTATTGACCAAGCGCGGGTACCCGTGGTGGTGGATGCCGGGATTGGTACCCCCAGCGAAGCGGCGGCGGCGATGGAACTGGGGGCCGATGCCCTCCTCATTAACACGGCGATCGCCCAGGCAGGCGATGCCCCCGCTATGGCACGGGCAATGGCTCTGGCAACCATGGCCGGTCGGTTAGCCTACCTAGCCGGACGCATTCCCGTTAAACCCTATGCCAGTGCTAGCTCCCCCAGCAGCGGCACGATTACTGCTGCCCCGTGA
- the argC gene encoding N-acetyl-gamma-glutamyl-phosphate reductase: protein MGNPTAVGIIGASGYGGIQLVRLLLEHPHVEITYLGGEGSAGRPYTELYPHLQGRVNLTVEPVDVAAISDRAQVVFLSLPNGLALKLAPQLLERGCKVLDLSADYRFQNLKTYTQWYGGDRDDAAIAATAVYGLPELYRDRIANSSLIGCPGCYPTASLLALAPLMKQGLIEPNTAIIDAKSGTSGGGRQAKVNLLLAEADNSLAAYNVARHRHTPEIEAICSDLVGQTVLVQFTPHLIPMPRGILATVYATLRDPGLVREDLITIYQAFYRHSPWVHILPPGIYPQTKWAWGTNACFIGIEVDERTGRVIVMSAIDNLMKGQAAQAIQCLNIMMGWPETLGLPQVAFYP, encoded by the coding sequence ATGGGCAATCCTACAGCGGTTGGCATTATTGGCGCATCGGGGTATGGGGGTATTCAACTGGTGCGCTTACTGTTGGAGCATCCCCACGTTGAAATAACCTACTTGGGCGGCGAAGGGAGTGCGGGTCGCCCCTACACCGAGTTGTACCCCCATTTGCAAGGACGGGTTAACCTAACTGTTGAGCCGGTAGATGTTGCTGCCATTAGCGATCGCGCCCAGGTGGTTTTTTTATCGCTGCCCAATGGCCTTGCCCTGAAACTGGCGCCCCAGCTCCTTGAACGGGGCTGCAAGGTACTGGATTTATCGGCAGATTACCGCTTTCAGAACTTGAAAACCTATACCCAGTGGTACGGCGGCGATCGCGATGACGCGGCCATTGCGGCAACAGCGGTTTACGGCCTGCCAGAACTCTACCGCGATCGCATTGCCAACAGTTCTCTCATTGGCTGCCCGGGGTGCTACCCCACCGCCAGTTTGCTGGCTCTTGCCCCCCTTATGAAACAGGGACTCATTGAACCCAATACGGCCATTATTGACGCCAAGTCGGGCACCTCCGGTGGTGGCCGTCAAGCCAAAGTAAACCTATTACTGGCGGAAGCCGATAATTCCTTAGCGGCCTATAACGTTGCCCGCCACCGCCACACCCCAGAAATTGAAGCCATCTGCAGCGATCTGGTCGGACAAACGGTGCTGGTGCAGTTTACCCCCCACCTGATCCCGATGCCGCGGGGCATCCTTGCCACAGTCTATGCCACCCTGCGGGATCCCGGCCTTGTGCGCGAGGATCTGATTACCATCTATCAGGCCTTCTATCGCCATTCACCGTGGGTCCATATCCTACCGCCGGGCATCTATCCCCAAACCAAGTGGGCTTGGGGCACCAACGCCTGCTTTATTGGCATTGAAGTGGATGAGCGCACCGGGCGCGTTATTGTGATGTCCGCCATTGACAACCTGATGAAGGGGCAAGCCGCCCAAGCCATTCAGTGCTTGAACATTATGATGGGCTGGCCGGAAACCTTGGGCTTACCCCAAGTTGCCTTTTACCCCTGA
- the hpnI gene encoding bacteriohopanetetrol glucosamine biosynthesis glycosyltransferase HpnI → MALSALGVILGLLSLAGGGFYLVAALLTLQFFGRSRPQPLDPAPGISLLVPVCGLDAGAWQNWSSLCQQDYPNYEVIFGVQDLRDPALPVLKELCQTFPDRARWYFCDEIRGINRKMSNLSQLFPHAHHDVIVLADSDVRVTPGYLREITAPLADPCIGVVTCGYVDHAPKRLGAAFLAMGRCIDFIPSVLIARWLDKGLRFAIGPTVVLRRQVIEKIGGLEIALNRIGDDYRLGYTAWQVGYRVELSTYVLDNDCSDESFLKAVQRELRWCRTIRSNRGNQYFGMVFSFGAVYSALLWGLLPNPWTLSFFLGIQGIRWLQAIVSMCLMGVPRLLLWLWLLPLRDAMNLLIWLLGCFGNRIYWRGRWLQVHPHGQLQEIVKNPQGE, encoded by the coding sequence ATGGCTCTCTCTGCCCTTGGGGTTATTCTTGGCCTCCTCAGCCTTGCGGGTGGGGGGTTCTACCTTGTGGCCGCCCTGCTCACCCTCCAGTTTTTTGGCCGATCACGCCCCCAACCCCTTGATCCAGCGCCGGGCATCTCGCTACTGGTGCCCGTGTGTGGCCTCGATGCCGGTGCATGGCAAAACTGGTCATCCCTGTGTCAGCAGGATTACCCCAACTACGAAGTGATTTTTGGTGTCCAAGACTTGCGGGATCCGGCCTTACCCGTCCTCAAGGAACTCTGCCAAACCTTTCCCGATCGCGCCCGCTGGTACTTCTGCGATGAGATCCGCGGCATTAACCGCAAAATGAGCAACCTGTCGCAATTGTTCCCCCATGCCCACCACGATGTCATCGTGCTGGCAGACAGTGACGTGCGGGTGACCCCCGGCTACCTGCGCGAGATTACCGCCCCCTTGGCCGACCCGTGCATTGGTGTGGTGACCTGTGGCTACGTTGACCATGCGCCCAAACGTTTAGGGGCAGCCTTTTTGGCCATGGGCCGCTGCATTGACTTTATCCCCAGTGTCCTGATTGCCCGCTGGTTAGACAAGGGTCTGCGGTTTGCCATTGGCCCAACAGTCGTGTTGCGGCGGCAGGTGATTGAAAAGATTGGCGGCCTAGAGATTGCCCTCAACCGAATTGGCGATGACTACCGTTTGGGCTACACCGCTTGGCAAGTGGGCTATCGGGTGGAACTTTCCACCTACGTTCTGGACAATGACTGTAGCGATGAATCGTTCCTCAAGGCCGTCCAACGAGAATTGCGCTGGTGCCGCACCATTCGCTCGAATCGCGGCAATCAGTACTTTGGCATGGTATTTAGCTTTGGTGCCGTTTATAGTGCCCTGCTCTGGGGGCTGCTGCCCAATCCATGGACGTTGAGCTTCTTCTTGGGGATCCAAGGGATCCGTTGGCTACAGGCAATCGTGAGTATGTGCCTAATGGGAGTGCCGCGCCTGCTGCTGTGGCTGTGGCTACTGCCGCTGCGGGATGCGATGAATTTACTCATTTGGCTGCTGGGCTGTTTTGGCAACCGGATTTATTGGCGGGGACGCTGGTTGCAGGTGCATCCCCATGGTCAATTACAAGAAATTGTTAAGAACCCTCAGGGTGAGTAA
- a CDS encoding MgtC/SapB family protein has translation MSATDFIVRLVVAFCLGAVLGLERQWRQRMAGLRTNTLVATGAALFVMLSALTPGDTSPTRIAAQIVSGIGFLGGGVILREGLSVRGLNTAATLWCAAAVGALSGAGLLYQGTLGAIAVLAANLLLRPLGYRINQQPLKGTELELCYRCDVVCHVDSEALIRALFLQSIANTKLTLRSLFSEDLDSKPNYVQVEAELTTQERNDELLEQIVSRLSLEPGVVSMRWRIIEAEYG, from the coding sequence ATGAGCGCTACTGATTTTATTGTTCGTCTTGTGGTGGCCTTTTGCTTGGGGGCGGTGCTGGGTCTCGAGCGCCAATGGCGACAGCGGATGGCGGGGTTGCGCACCAATACCCTTGTGGCCACTGGCGCAGCCCTATTTGTGATGCTCTCAGCTCTCACTCCCGGCGATACTAGCCCCACTCGCATTGCGGCGCAAATTGTCTCTGGGATTGGCTTTCTCGGCGGTGGGGTGATCCTGCGGGAAGGTCTATCGGTGCGGGGGCTGAATACGGCTGCCACCCTTTGGTGTGCTGCTGCCGTGGGCGCCTTGTCTGGGGCTGGATTACTCTATCAGGGAACGTTGGGGGCGATCGCGGTTTTAGCAGCCAACTTACTATTGCGCCCCCTTGGCTACCGCATTAATCAACAACCGCTCAAGGGTACCGAACTGGAACTGTGCTATCGCTGTGATGTCGTCTGTCATGTGGATAGTGAGGCGTTAATCCGTGCCTTATTTTTGCAATCTATTGCTAATACAAAACTAACCCTACGCTCTTTGTTTAGCGAAGACTTGGATAGCAAGCCAAATTACGTACAGGTGGAAGCGGAACTGACGACCCAAGAGCGCAATGATGAACTGTTAGAGCAAATTGTCAGCCGCCTCAGCCTTGAGCCGGGAGTGGTCTCTATGCGTTGGCGGATTATTGAAGCGGAGTATGGCTAG